From Luteolibacter arcticus, one genomic window encodes:
- a CDS encoding sensor histidine kinase, which produces MGRKSVRLLLMLSAILTGWSPVRGASYLNRIWQTGDGLPSNSVNGVVRDREGFLWLATGNGVARFDGLRFELHSIVDGLPDTMIHSLHLDRSGRIWVGTRRGAAYRENGKWLIPQGIPNEQIYSLGEAQDGSIWLGTYTECWRWSQGKATRVDLGDIPADTRSFLDDGYGGLWILTRGHLCRWSPDQPGVARVVPGPWSGYDLRDLCRDAQGRMIVCGTGLLLRESEDGWENLGDSMPGGPGANLVCTTGPDGVLWIATRDRGVMLLDHGKWSTIDSTTQLSLDDVRSLLIDDEGLVWLGTNGGGLDLLRRRMFESYAAKEGLGRTVTSALVIDRAGTVWVGTDGGGIFRHRDDRFVPAFPSLALPGKGLIWSLCATGDGTLWAGTYREGLLKIRGDTLESIALPAAAADKEVSALHEMHDGTLLAGVQGTGVLRWADGKFDPAFEGPSAHELPFHDVLEDRKGQVWAACGSHGLWRRVGNVWNRAGEGDGKDVLNAVALLEGRAGELWIGTLGQGLVRYQDGQQVRWGMEKGLLSDSIVQIQEDERRNLWLGSAAGLQRVSRDELESGTRLTGIRLGREDGLPTPQFSGEHGNLCAKASDGTLWFSLASGAIHLDPKNFTTSPRAPSVRIESAATDHGTVWDRSVSSAGDGIVVAPGSGTLRIRFTSAEFVAPERVRFRCRMDGVEEGWQEIEGARTVSYASLPPGNYRFDLMVAGRDGSWGPKAATIQVRQEPYFWQRLGFQLAAMVATVTSLVFVVYKWSRRRLRRKVEALRQERRVEMERARIARDLHDDLGASLTEINFLGTLAGGAMQEGPPRDKVLGMVERARHMAKSLDEIVWTVNPHNDTLSSTVHYLCSRVRESLTAAGIRCRLEVDEDLPECTLDSQQRHHLLMTVNEAVNNAMKHSRATEVGLTLRFTDNRLLVDIADNGKGFDPDTAAAAERNGLLNMQRRMESAGGTVQITPAATGTVVAVELPLSLTLPK; this is translated from the coding sequence ATGGGAAGAAAATCCGTCCGCCTGCTGCTCATGCTGTCCGCCATCCTGACCGGGTGGTCGCCAGTACGAGGCGCATCGTACTTGAACCGCATCTGGCAAACCGGCGACGGCCTGCCGAGCAATTCGGTCAATGGCGTTGTGCGGGACCGCGAAGGCTTCCTCTGGCTCGCCACCGGCAACGGCGTGGCGCGTTTCGACGGCCTGCGCTTCGAGCTGCACTCGATCGTCGACGGCCTTCCGGACACGATGATCCACTCGCTGCACCTCGACCGCAGCGGCCGGATCTGGGTGGGCACGCGGCGCGGTGCCGCCTATCGCGAAAACGGCAAATGGCTCATTCCCCAAGGAATTCCCAACGAGCAAATCTACTCGCTGGGCGAGGCTCAGGACGGCTCGATCTGGCTCGGCACCTATACCGAGTGCTGGCGCTGGTCGCAGGGCAAGGCCACCCGCGTCGATCTCGGTGACATCCCCGCGGACACCCGGTCGTTCCTCGACGATGGCTACGGCGGGCTGTGGATCCTGACCCGCGGTCATCTCTGCCGATGGTCACCGGACCAGCCGGGAGTTGCCCGCGTGGTGCCCGGCCCGTGGAGCGGCTACGACCTGCGCGACCTGTGCCGCGATGCCCAGGGCCGCATGATCGTCTGCGGCACCGGCCTGCTGCTGCGCGAAAGCGAGGACGGCTGGGAAAACCTCGGCGACTCCATGCCCGGCGGCCCCGGGGCAAATCTCGTCTGCACCACCGGACCGGATGGCGTGCTATGGATCGCCACCCGTGACCGCGGCGTGATGCTGCTCGACCATGGCAAGTGGTCGACCATCGATTCGACCACGCAGCTCTCGCTGGATGATGTGCGCTCGCTGCTGATCGATGACGAGGGACTAGTCTGGCTGGGCACCAATGGCGGTGGCCTGGATCTCTTGCGCCGCCGGATGTTTGAGAGCTACGCGGCCAAGGAAGGGCTGGGACGCACGGTCACCTCGGCGCTGGTGATCGATCGCGCCGGAACGGTGTGGGTGGGCACGGACGGGGGCGGGATCTTCCGCCACCGCGACGACCGCTTCGTGCCGGCATTTCCTTCACTCGCGCTCCCGGGCAAGGGCCTGATCTGGTCCCTCTGCGCCACCGGCGATGGCACACTTTGGGCCGGCACCTATCGCGAAGGCTTGCTGAAGATCCGCGGCGACACCTTGGAATCCATCGCATTGCCTGCTGCGGCGGCGGACAAGGAAGTCTCCGCGCTCCATGAGATGCACGACGGCACGCTGCTGGCGGGCGTCCAGGGGACAGGCGTGTTGCGCTGGGCTGACGGGAAGTTTGACCCTGCCTTTGAGGGACCCTCCGCTCACGAGCTTCCCTTCCACGATGTGCTCGAAGACCGCAAGGGTCAGGTCTGGGCAGCGTGCGGTTCCCACGGGCTGTGGCGGCGGGTGGGCAACGTGTGGAACCGCGCCGGGGAAGGGGACGGCAAGGACGTGCTCAATGCGGTCGCTCTGTTAGAGGGACGCGCTGGCGAGCTCTGGATCGGCACGCTGGGCCAGGGCCTGGTCCGCTATCAGGACGGTCAACAGGTCCGCTGGGGCATGGAAAAGGGCCTCCTCAGCGACTCCATCGTCCAGATCCAGGAAGACGAACGAAGGAATCTCTGGCTCGGCAGCGCGGCCGGCCTGCAGCGCGTTTCGCGCGATGAACTGGAATCCGGCACGCGCCTCACCGGCATCCGGCTCGGACGCGAGGACGGCCTGCCCACGCCGCAATTCAGCGGCGAACACGGCAACCTGTGCGCGAAAGCGAGCGATGGCACCCTGTGGTTCTCGCTCGCTTCCGGGGCCATCCACCTGGATCCGAAGAACTTCACGACCTCACCGCGCGCGCCCTCGGTGCGGATCGAGTCCGCGGCCACCGACCATGGGACCGTGTGGGACCGGAGTGTTTCATCGGCGGGCGATGGCATCGTGGTCGCTCCGGGTTCGGGGACCCTGCGGATCCGTTTCACGTCCGCGGAGTTCGTCGCTCCGGAGCGAGTCCGCTTCCGCTGCCGGATGGACGGCGTGGAGGAGGGATGGCAGGAGATCGAGGGTGCCCGCACCGTCAGCTACGCGTCGCTGCCGCCGGGCAACTACCGCTTCGACCTCATGGTCGCCGGGCGCGATGGGTCGTGGGGTCCGAAAGCCGCCACCATCCAAGTACGACAGGAGCCGTACTTCTGGCAACGCCTCGGCTTCCAGCTCGCCGCCATGGTCGCCACCGTCACCTCGCTGGTCTTCGTCGTTTACAAGTGGTCGCGACGGCGGCTGCGACGGAAGGTCGAGGCGCTGCGCCAGGAACGTCGCGTGGAAATGGAACGCGCCCGCATCGCCCGCGACCTGCACGATGACCTCGGCGCCAGCCTCACCGAGATCAATTTCCTCGGCACGCTGGCCGGCGGCGCGATGCAGGAAGGCCCGCCGCGTGACAAGGTGCTCGGCATGGTGGAACGTGCCCGCCACATGGCGAAGTCGCTCGATGAAATCGTGTGGACCGTCAACCCGCACAACGACACGCTTTCCTCCACCGTCCACTACCTGTGCTCTCGGGTCCGGGAAAGTCTCACCGCCGCCGGCATCCGCTGCCGGCTGGAGGTCGACGAAGACCTGCCCGAGTGCACGCTCGACTCCCAACAGCGCCACCACCTGCTGATGACCGTGAACGAAGCCGTGAACAACGCGATGAAGCACTCGCGTGCCACCGAAGTCGGGTTGACGCTGCGATTCACGGACAACCGCCTGCTCGTGGACATCGCCGACAATGGCAAGGGCTTCGATCCCGACACCGCCGCCGCGGCGGAAAGGAACGGCTTGCTCAATATGCAACGCCGCATGGAATCTGCGGGCGGCACCGTTCAAATCACCCCCGCAGCTACCGGCACGGTCGTCGCCGTCGAACTTCCACTCTCTCTCACGCTCCCGAAATGA
- a CDS encoding efflux RND transporter periplasmic adaptor subunit, producing the protein MSNGNGETPPWEGKRSGSAKSLLRRLVPWLIGGALVAVVAMGLKPKPVEVETGTVARAPLTVRISEEGKTRIRNRYVVAAPLAGRMRRVHFKAGDEVKAGETLLTAIEPVAAPLLDPRAKALAEAIVATREAARSRATETLKAAQSAQLMADANLARIHSLRGGAVSQADRDRAEMEGSMRSADVRAAEFALKVAEHEIAQAHAALDRPAVTIEGNAIEVKAPVSGRLLNVMQESETVVTAGTPIAEIGDPADIEIEAEILSRDAVAMKPGDAVSIEQWGGPQPLAARVRRIEPAAFTKISALGVEEQRVFVLCDLVNPPEEAKALGDRYRVEVRVAVWHSDDALVVPAGALFREGNAWKTFVFRDGKAQAVSLEAGKSDGHFTDVISGLSEGDEVLLHPPDTVKDGTAVTKRK; encoded by the coding sequence ATGTCCAACGGCAATGGCGAAACTCCACCCTGGGAAGGCAAACGCAGTGGCTCCGCGAAAAGCCTGCTGCGCCGGCTGGTGCCATGGCTCATCGGCGGTGCACTGGTGGCCGTCGTGGCAATGGGCCTGAAACCAAAGCCGGTCGAAGTCGAGACCGGCACCGTGGCCCGGGCACCACTGACCGTCCGCATCTCGGAAGAAGGCAAGACGCGCATCCGCAACCGTTACGTGGTGGCCGCGCCGCTTGCCGGCCGCATGCGCCGCGTGCACTTCAAGGCGGGCGACGAGGTGAAGGCCGGCGAGACGCTTCTCACCGCCATCGAACCCGTGGCTGCTCCCCTGCTCGATCCGCGGGCAAAGGCACTGGCCGAAGCGATCGTCGCGACCCGCGAGGCAGCGCGCAGCCGCGCGACCGAGACGCTCAAGGCGGCGCAAAGCGCTCAGCTCATGGCGGATGCCAACCTCGCCCGCATCCATTCGTTGCGAGGCGGCGCCGTTTCCCAAGCCGACCGCGATCGGGCGGAGATGGAAGGCTCGATGCGCTCGGCCGATGTCCGCGCCGCGGAGTTCGCGCTCAAGGTCGCCGAGCACGAAATCGCACAAGCTCATGCCGCGCTCGACCGCCCGGCCGTCACGATCGAAGGAAACGCCATCGAGGTGAAGGCACCTGTCTCCGGCCGCTTGCTCAATGTGATGCAGGAGAGCGAGACGGTGGTCACCGCCGGCACGCCCATCGCCGAGATCGGTGATCCGGCGGACATCGAGATCGAGGCGGAGATCCTGTCGCGTGACGCCGTGGCGATGAAACCGGGCGACGCCGTCAGCATCGAGCAATGGGGAGGGCCCCAGCCACTCGCAGCCCGGGTCCGCCGCATCGAACCCGCGGCCTTCACCAAGATCTCCGCGCTCGGCGTGGAAGAGCAGCGCGTTTTCGTCCTGTGCGATCTGGTGAATCCGCCGGAGGAGGCCAAGGCACTGGGTGACCGCTACCGCGTCGAAGTCCGAGTCGCCGTATGGCACAGCGACGACGCGCTGGTCGTTCCCGCCGGGGCCTTGTTCCGCGAAGGAAATGCCTGGAAGACCTTCGTCTTCCGCGATGGCAAGGCGCAGGCCGTTTCCCTCGAAGCCGGGAAGTCCGACGGCCACTTCACCGATGTGATTTCCGGGCTCTCCGAAGGTGATGAGGTGCTGCTTCACCCGCCCGATACCGTGAAGGACGGCACGGCGGTGACGAAGCGGAAGTAG
- a CDS encoding ABC transporter permease — MIHPLDRKLLRDLGRMKGQVVAVSLVMACGLAMMIMTRSLILTLESTRDAYYQQFALADVFATLKRAPLSMADRVAALPGVSTVEARVAVDVTLDLPGLAEPATGHIISLPEDGSEPKLNRIFLRSGRMPQTDTRREVVVGESFANENGLRPGDSLVAVINGHRETLQICGIGLSPEFVFEARAGETLPDHRRFSVIWMPYRALAVAYNLDGAFNDIALDMAPGAAAEPVIAQMDRLLAPYGASGAYMRKDQASAQRLDDELRVLKALSVAYPLVFLSVAAFMVNAVLARIVRLQREQIAQMKALGYSSRQVGVHYLKFVFVIGALGTLIGGIAGRFMGGGLVNLYTIFFRFPSLEFRMDYGALGLALCISAGASVIGVLSVVWQAVKLPPAEAMRPEPPADFKPSLFERIGLTRFFSPAFRMALRNIERKPWQAVFTTAGLALATGLMVLPGAMSDSIDYLLTFQWNRQQRQDAAVFLVEPSSEKGFHDLEHLPGVIRAEPIRSVPTRLRFAHHHRKLSITGIAPGTDLNRLLDENGEPIVMPEEGLLMSKKLAEVIGARIGDEVQVEVMEGRRPVLGVPIRGLVTDFAGVAAYMDIRALRRLLKEGDTINGAYLTIDHARWDEFMREVKDTPRAALVMVKRDQLESFRKTTAQSIGLIRKLYFVLAVIVAFGVVYNSARIALSERSRELATLRVVGFRLSEVRSVLLGELGILVLCALPFGLMFGKGLAMFIMASFSTETVRMPIVIDSSTYSVAIGVVLTAAALSFALVSRMLSKLDLVGVLKARD; from the coding sequence ATGATCCACCCGCTCGATCGCAAGCTGCTGCGCGATCTTGGCCGCATGAAGGGCCAGGTCGTGGCGGTCAGTCTGGTGATGGCCTGCGGGCTGGCGATGATGATCATGACGCGCAGCCTGATCCTCACCTTGGAGTCAACGCGCGATGCCTATTACCAGCAATTCGCGCTGGCTGATGTCTTCGCCACGCTGAAGCGCGCGCCGCTCTCCATGGCGGACCGCGTTGCGGCGCTGCCCGGCGTTTCCACCGTCGAGGCGCGGGTGGCGGTGGATGTGACGCTGGACCTTCCTGGCCTCGCCGAGCCCGCGACAGGGCACATCATTTCGCTGCCGGAGGATGGCAGCGAACCGAAGCTCAACCGCATCTTCCTCCGCAGCGGTCGCATGCCGCAGACGGATACGCGGCGCGAGGTGGTGGTCGGAGAGTCCTTCGCAAACGAAAATGGCCTGCGCCCCGGCGACTCACTGGTGGCGGTGATCAATGGCCACCGAGAAACGCTGCAGATCTGTGGTATCGGCCTGTCGCCGGAGTTTGTCTTCGAGGCGCGGGCCGGTGAGACTCTCCCCGATCATCGCCGCTTCAGCGTGATCTGGATGCCCTATCGCGCGCTCGCCGTTGCCTACAATCTGGATGGTGCCTTCAATGACATCGCTCTCGACATGGCTCCCGGTGCGGCGGCCGAGCCGGTGATTGCGCAGATGGATCGATTGCTCGCTCCTTACGGTGCCAGCGGAGCCTACATGAGAAAGGACCAGGCGTCCGCGCAGCGGCTGGATGACGAGTTGCGCGTGCTCAAGGCCCTGTCCGTGGCCTACCCGCTGGTCTTCCTCAGCGTGGCCGCGTTCATGGTGAATGCGGTGCTCGCACGGATTGTTAGACTCCAGCGCGAACAGATCGCGCAGATGAAGGCGCTCGGCTATTCATCGCGGCAGGTCGGGGTACACTACCTGAAATTCGTCTTCGTCATCGGCGCGCTGGGCACGCTGATCGGTGGCATCGCCGGACGCTTCATGGGCGGCGGGCTGGTGAATCTTTACACGATCTTCTTCCGCTTTCCCTCGCTTGAGTTTCGCATGGACTACGGCGCGCTCGGGCTGGCGCTCTGCATCAGCGCCGGTGCCTCGGTGATCGGCGTGCTGTCGGTGGTATGGCAGGCGGTGAAACTTCCACCGGCCGAGGCGATGCGTCCGGAGCCGCCGGCGGACTTCAAGCCCTCGTTGTTCGAGCGCATCGGCCTCACCCGCTTCTTCAGCCCGGCCTTCCGGATGGCGCTGCGAAACATCGAGCGCAAGCCGTGGCAGGCGGTTTTCACCACGGCGGGCCTCGCCCTGGCCACCGGCCTGATGGTGCTGCCCGGCGCGATGTCCGACAGCATCGACTACCTGCTCACCTTCCAGTGGAACCGCCAGCAGCGGCAGGATGCGGCGGTATTCCTCGTCGAGCCTTCGTCGGAAAAGGGCTTCCACGATCTCGAGCACCTGCCCGGCGTGATCCGCGCAGAACCGATCCGCAGCGTGCCGACGCGGCTGCGGTTCGCCCATCATCACCGCAAGCTCTCGATCACCGGCATCGCACCGGGCACGGATCTCAATCGCCTGTTAGACGAAAACGGCGAACCGATCGTGATGCCGGAGGAAGGCCTGCTGATGTCGAAAAAGCTCGCCGAAGTCATCGGCGCACGGATTGGCGATGAGGTGCAGGTGGAGGTCATGGAAGGTCGCCGCCCGGTGCTCGGCGTCCCGATCCGCGGGCTGGTCACGGACTTCGCCGGCGTGGCCGCCTACATGGACATCCGCGCGCTGCGGCGGCTGTTGAAGGAGGGCGACACGATCAACGGTGCCTACCTCACCATCGACCACGCGCGCTGGGATGAATTCATGCGCGAGGTAAAGGACACGCCGCGCGCCGCGCTGGTGATGGTGAAGCGCGACCAGCTCGAATCTTTCCGCAAGACCACCGCCCAGAGCATCGGCTTGATCCGCAAGCTCTACTTTGTGCTCGCCGTGATCGTGGCCTTCGGCGTGGTGTACAACAGCGCGCGCATCGCCCTATCCGAGCGCAGCCGCGAGCTCGCCACGCTGCGCGTGGTCGGCTTCCGCTTGTCGGAAGTGCGCAGTGTCCTGTTAGGCGAGCTCGGCATCCTGGTGCTGTGCGCGCTGCCCTTCGGGCTGATGTTCGGCAAGGGGCTCGCCATGTTCATCATGGCATCCTTCAGCACGGAAACGGTGCGCATGCCGATCGTCATCGATTCCTCGACCTACTCGGTCGCCATCGGCGTGGTGCTGACCGCTGCGGCGCTGTCATTCGCGCTGGTCAGCCGCATGCTCTCTAAACTCGACCTCGTCGGCGTCTTGAAGGCGCGCGATTGA
- a CDS encoding ABC transporter ATP-binding protein translates to MSVPISTGVVFQARQLRKVYHTGELDVVALHGVDLEMSASEMVCLLGASGSGKSTLLNILGGLDVPTSGQLRYKGWPLDGSDEGTLTSFRRNCVGFVFQFYNLIPSLTARENVALITDISADPMTPEDALDMVGLGKRMDHFPSQLSGGEQQRVAIARAIAKRPEVLLCDEPTGALDVTTGITVLEAVERINRELGTLTVVITHNAAMAEMADRVLHLSDGKIVNEQRNAVRLPARELKW, encoded by the coding sequence ATGAGCGTCCCGATTTCCACCGGTGTCGTGTTTCAAGCGCGACAACTGCGCAAGGTCTATCACACCGGCGAGCTCGATGTGGTCGCGCTGCACGGGGTGGATCTGGAAATGAGCGCCAGCGAAATGGTCTGTCTGCTGGGCGCTTCCGGCAGCGGGAAATCGACGCTTTTGAACATCCTCGGCGGCCTCGATGTGCCGACCTCCGGCCAGTTGCGCTACAAGGGCTGGCCGCTCGATGGCTCGGACGAGGGCACGCTCACCTCCTTCCGCCGCAACTGCGTCGGCTTCGTCTTCCAGTTCTACAATCTCATTCCCAGCCTCACCGCGCGGGAGAATGTGGCGCTGATCACCGACATCTCCGCCGACCCGATGACGCCGGAAGACGCGCTGGATATGGTCGGCCTCGGCAAGCGCATGGATCATTTCCCCTCGCAGCTTTCCGGCGGCGAGCAGCAACGCGTCGCGATCGCCCGCGCCATCGCCAAGCGGCCGGAGGTGCTGCTCTGCGACGAACCGACCGGCGCGCTCGACGTCACGACCGGCATCACCGTCCTGGAGGCGGTCGAGCGCATCAACCGCGAGCTCGGCACGCTGACCGTGGTGATCACTCACAACGCCGCGATGGCGGAAATGGCGGACCGGGTGCTGCACCTTTCCGACGGCAAGATCGTCAACGAGCAACGCAACGCGGTGCGGCTTCCGGCACGCGAGCTGAAGTGGTGA
- a CDS encoding permease codes for MSPDSRQDFAFAFLSILFEGAPFILLGTLISGFIDIYLPAGTMDRLLPRRKFPAILVAGLLGFILPVCECAVVPVIRRLVKKGLPVSCALTYMLAAPIVNPITALSTWKAFKGPEIPFGEGVTYSASLVMTASRLGLGFLVAVAVGLIVSRIPMVKILRQRLVDSLAKDNTPVPAHAHDHGHDHKNCGHDHGHDHGHHHEHHEGCGHDHHHHHHDEKNDNRLVAAFRSAMRDFVDVGVYFVIGVAITALFNTGIAPGAEWLDTLAKNDLVAPAALMALAFVLSLCSTSDAFIAATLDKFTYGAKLAFLVFGPMLDVKLLFLYQTVLKKRFILWLALGLFVAIGAASIAWQAAIFTLAK; via the coding sequence GTGTCGCCGGACTCCCGACAGGACTTCGCCTTCGCCTTCCTGAGCATTCTGTTCGAAGGCGCGCCGTTCATTTTGTTGGGCACGCTGATCAGCGGGTTCATCGACATCTATCTGCCGGCCGGCACCATGGACCGCCTGCTGCCGCGGCGGAAATTCCCGGCCATCTTGGTGGCGGGATTGTTAGGCTTCATCCTGCCGGTCTGCGAATGCGCGGTGGTTCCGGTGATCCGCCGGTTGGTAAAAAAGGGCCTGCCGGTGTCCTGTGCGCTGACCTACATGCTCGCCGCGCCGATCGTGAATCCGATCACAGCCCTGAGCACATGGAAGGCCTTCAAGGGCCCGGAGATCCCGTTTGGCGAGGGGGTGACCTATTCCGCCAGCCTGGTGATGACCGCCTCGCGGCTCGGCCTCGGGTTCCTGGTGGCGGTCGCGGTCGGCCTGATCGTCTCGCGGATTCCCATGGTGAAGATCCTCCGGCAACGGCTGGTGGACAGCCTGGCCAAGGACAACACGCCGGTTCCTGCCCACGCGCACGATCATGGCCATGATCACAAGAACTGTGGCCACGATCACGGCCACGACCATGGTCACCACCACGAGCATCACGAGGGCTGCGGTCACGACCACCATCACCACCACCACGACGAAAAAAACGACAACCGGCTGGTGGCGGCGTTCCGCTCGGCGATGCGGGATTTCGTGGATGTCGGTGTCTATTTCGTCATCGGCGTCGCGATCACCGCGCTCTTCAATACCGGCATTGCTCCCGGTGCGGAGTGGCTCGACACCCTGGCGAAGAATGATCTCGTCGCTCCGGCCGCGCTGATGGCCCTGGCCTTCGTGCTCAGCCTGTGCAGCACCTCGGACGCGTTCATCGCCGCCACCTTGGACAAGTTCACCTACGGCGCGAAGCTTGCCTTCCTGGTCTTCGGGCCGATGCTGGACGTGAAGCTGCTCTTCCTTTACCAGACGGTGCTGAAAAAGCGCTTCATCCTGTGGCTGGCGCTTGGCCTGTTCGTTGCCATCGGAGCGGCGTCCATCGCCTGGCAAGCCGCCATCTTCACGCTCGCCAAATAG
- a CDS encoding TIGR03943 family putative permease subunit, translating to MNPKFQRVLFSLALLTWAGVLIYFYASGRIVKYLAPDFRPLVIVGGLGLAVVGLFNLLTATQDASCGHDHGPDDTHDHESLDVHPVAAFLILLLPLCVGVAWTKDAFSLGSLTRKGLMDSPADASSLFLGSSMPKLTKELIEKQHPKNADGYHTFGLMELFFSAGDPEMRDLVEGMQVETEGRVVKDPDAALPTQRRLYRLFITCCAADSRAIPIIVRFKGEAPQVEENAWMKLSGTMRYPDEGEGNIPVLEVDHAAEAAAPPEESFMRSNF from the coding sequence GTGAATCCGAAATTCCAGCGCGTGCTCTTCTCGCTCGCCCTGCTCACCTGGGCGGGAGTGCTGATCTACTTCTACGCCAGCGGCCGGATCGTGAAGTACCTCGCGCCGGACTTCCGTCCGCTGGTGATCGTTGGCGGCCTCGGCCTCGCGGTCGTCGGGCTGTTCAATCTGCTGACCGCCACGCAGGACGCCTCGTGCGGTCACGATCACGGACCGGACGACACGCACGACCACGAGAGCCTCGACGTCCATCCGGTGGCGGCCTTCCTGATCCTGCTGCTGCCGCTTTGCGTCGGCGTGGCGTGGACGAAGGACGCCTTCTCGCTCGGCTCGCTCACTCGCAAGGGCCTCATGGATAGCCCGGCGGATGCCAGCTCGCTGTTTCTCGGCTCGTCGATGCCGAAGCTGACCAAGGAGCTGATCGAAAAGCAGCACCCGAAGAACGCGGACGGCTACCACACCTTCGGCCTCATGGAGCTGTTCTTCAGCGCCGGCGACCCCGAGATGCGCGATCTCGTGGAGGGCATGCAGGTCGAAACCGAAGGCCGCGTGGTCAAGGACCCCGATGCCGCCTTGCCGACCCAGCGCCGTCTCTACCGTCTCTTCATTACCTGCTGCGCCGCCGACAGCCGCGCCATCCCAATCATCGTCCGCTTCAAGGGCGAGGCCCCGCAGGTGGAGGAAAACGCGTGGATGAAGCTGTCCGGCACCATGCGCTACCCGGATGAAGGCGAGGGCAATATCCCGGTGCTGGAAGTCGATCACGCTGCCGAGGCCGCCGCGCCGCCGGAAGAGTCCTTCATGCGGTCGAATTTCTAA